TCCTGGTTTGCCAGCGCCGCCGCCGATGGCGGTGCTCGGCCTCGATCACATCGTGCTGCGGGTGATCGACCTCGAGCGCATGATCGCCTTCTATGGCGAGGTGCTGGGCTGCCACGTCGAACGCCGCCAGGACGAGATTGGCCTGGTCCAGCTGCGCGCCGGCAGCGCGCTGATCGACCTGGTGCCGGTCGGCGGCAAGCTGGGCGCCATGGGCGGCGCAGCGCCCGGCCGCGAGGGCCACAACCTCGACCACCTGTGCCTGCGCGTCGAACCCTATGATGAAGCGGCGATCCGGGCCCACCTGGCGGCGCACGGCGTCGCGGTCGGCGAGAGCGGTTCGCGCTACGGCGCAGAAGGCGAGGGGCCGTCGATCTACCTGCAAGACCCGCAAGGCAACACCGTGGAACTGAAAGGCCCGGCGGCCCGATGATCCGCGCGACCGACAGCAAGATCGTACCGCCACCCCCGCGCGACCTGCCCACCATCCTGGGCCGGCCGCCGTCCGGCTGGCGCGCCAGCATGTTCGACGTCATCTTCGGCAACGACACGCCGGCCGGGCGCCGCTTCGACATCGTGCTCGTGCTCCTGATCCTGCTCAGCATCCTGGTCGTGGTGCTCGACAGCGTGCCCGCCATCTATAGCCAGTATGCGGGCCTGACCTCGGTGCTGGAGTGGGGCTTCACGATCCTGTTCACGGTCGAATACATCGCCCGCCTGGTGTGCGTGCAGCGGCCGGTGCGCTATGCGCGCAGCTTCTACGGGATCATCGACCTGGTGTCGGTGCTGCCCACCTACCTGTCGCTGCTGCTGCCGGGTAGCCAGGTCTTCCTGGACGTGCGCATCCTGCGCCTGCTGCGCGTGTTCCGCATTTTCAAACTGACGCTGTACATCGAGGAATACACGCGCCTGGGCGAAGCGCTGGTCGCGAGCCGGCGCAAGATCATGGTGTTCCTGTCGGTGGTGCTGATGCTGATCCTGATTCTCGGGACCATCATGTACGTGATCGAGGGGCCGGAGAATGGCTTCAGCAGCATCCCGATGTCGATGTACTGGGCGACGGTGACCATCACCACGGTGGGCTATGGCGACATGGTGCCGCACACGCCGGTGGGCAAGGCGATCGCGTCGTTCATGGTGCTGCTGGGCTGGGGCATCCTGGCGGTGCCGACCGGTATCGTGTCAGCCGAGATGACGTCGCAGAAGATGTCGCGTCATGCGCCGCGGGGCGTGCCGCGCCAGTGCGGGGCTTGCGGTAGCAGGGACCATGATCCGCGGGCGCATTTTTGCAAGGATTGTGGGGCGCCGTTGAGTTCGACCGAAACCTTGAGTCCCAGACAAGACCTTTAGGTTGCAAGGGAAGCAATGGCCGATTATCGGGATGTTGCGATTGTCCACTTTCGGTAGGAGTGGACGTAACCAACGGTGCACTACGGTTTAATAACAGGCGGTGCGACGATGTATTGATATTGTCCAGGTATTATTAGCGTAGATATGTCTGGTCATTGTTGGCTTAGGCCCAAAAAAATATAAAGAATTCATGAACGCCTTTGTAACTGATCAAAACTTTGAGGTCCGCTTGCGTCAAGCGGTATCACTAGCCTGGCAGATATTTTGTCGCAAGGTCGGTGGTGGGCTGCTTCCGATAAATAAAGAGGCCTCTATGCAGCTGCAGTACGCCTACATTCTTAAGCAACTTCTTCCGCTAACATTGCAGCATAAGGGAGAGAGTGCAGACTTGGAACTCGAAACTAGCCTGAAGACGAGCCGCGGCACTAACAATGTTGACGTACTACTTCGTGGAGAATCCGCAGCAGGGCTGGTTTGTATTGCAATTGAGATGAAATGCTATCGTACGTATGCTGCATCTGGAGGCACTCGTGGCGCACACGACATTTTTATGAAGGATGTTTATGAGGACCTGGCTGTACTTGAAGACTACATCAGCCTCGGTCACGCTTCTCGTGGGGTCGCGCTAGTTATGAACGATCTTCAAAGATTTGTAAATCCAAAGGTAAGATCTGGAAAATGCTGGGCATATGACATCTCGGACGGATACACTTTCCCAGGCGGGAAAATAGCTGTGCCAATTGGAGGGAAAAACATTTCTATTGACCTCCAGAGATCGTATAGATTTGCTTGGGAAAAATTCGGTTCAATGTGGTTCACTGAAATAGAGGGGGCACGGCCGTCGTCTTCGGATGGAGAACTTCAGTACAATTAACGCCGATTTGAAACGGCAAAGAGCCTTTCAGTACAGCTATCGAGACTAAATAAATCGGTAAAGCCAACTTGATGTCAAACGTCCGCTCGGGCGCGTTAGCGGACGTAATCATGTTCAACTCCGAAGCTGCACCAATATGCCAGGATCGGTCATGCCATGGCCGCATGCATGGAATAGCTTGCCGTTGGCTGAACACGCGGCTGCACCGACCGTACCGGCGCGACCGCCGCCGGCACCGCAGCATCCCGCTCGAGCCAATAATTGAACTGCCCAAAACTCGGCTGCGCCCCCGCATCGACGTCCTGGAAGAAATCCTCGAGCATCTGGCGGTAAGCAGCGCGCCGCGAGAACGCATCGTGGCTGGCCGCATAGCGCGCGGCGGCAACCCGGAAGATCGCCCGCATCCCTTCGTCGGCATTGGTGCCGGTAGCCGCCCCCTTGCGCGGCCGCCCTCGCTTGATGCCGGCCGTCACCGCGCGGGTACGCCCCGGCGCGCCCGAGTTGCCGTAGTCCGGCAGCAGGGCGTCGGGCGTCTGGCCGCGTTCCCAGTAGCGGCGCAGGTAGCGCAGGATGCTGGACTTCGACATGCCGTGGGCGGCGGCGTAGGCGGATATCAGGGCGGCGCGCCGGCGCGGATCGACCAGCGCCTGGCGATCGGCGTGCAGGGTGCGCACCGCCGACCAGGCCTTGGCCTGCAGGTTCAGGTAGCCCTGCGGCACCGGCTCGCGCGGCGGGCTTGCTGCGAACGGGTCGACCAGCAGGCGCCGCGCGCGGCCGAAGGCCAGCGCTTCTTCCAGCACCGCCAGGCGCACCGGTTCGGGCATCGCGGCGTGGCTGTCCAGTTGATAGGTCCAGGCCTGCCCCTGCGGCCTGTCGAGCCACAGTACGCGCACCGTGCGGCCGGGCATGCCCGGGTATTCGATCACATCATTTTGTCCGATCATCGCCATCTCCCACAAAGCCCCTGGAATCCAGGGCACTTTCTGACATGCAAGGATCGGGCCAGCTCGCGCCCACGGGGGCGTGCACGTTTGGTGCACCTCAACTGTGCACTGGCGTGGGCGCTTTAGTCTTCGTTGTTCGTGCCTGGGGCACGCCACAATCATATTCACTCATCCACAGAGAGGCTTGCATGTATCCGTTCCCGCAATCCATCACGCCAACCGTGCGCACCCATATGGACGCGCAGACCGCCTTCGTCAACGAGATGTCCAAATCGCTGTTCCGTTCCTTCCAGCAGATGTGCGAGCTGAACATCCAGCTGGCCCAGACCATGCTCGAGGAAACCACGCTGGCCAGCCAGCACGTGCTGAGCGTCGACCGCCAGTCCGAACTGCTGGGCGCCGCCTCGGCGCGGGCCCAGCCGGCCACCGAGAAATTGCGCGCCTACCAGCAGCACATCGCGCGCCTGGCCTCCGAGGCCCAGGTCGAGCTGGCGCGCGTGACCGAGCAGCACGTGCAGAACACCACCCGCACCGCGCGCGCGGTGGTCGACGACCTGGCGCGCACCTCGGCCGAGGAAACCGAGCGCGGCATCCGTACCCAGCAAGAGGCGCTGCGCACCATGACCGACCCGTTCGCGCGTCCGGATGGTGCGATCCACGCGCGCGGCGACGGTGCGGCGCAGCCGATGCCGCAGGCCGGCCAGCAGGCTAGCCAGCAAGTAGCCCAGCAAGCGGCCCAGGCCGGCCAGCAGGCGCGTTCATCTGGCGCGACACATTGAGCGCGGGCTTACCGCATCAGCGGCGCCGGGCGTGACGCCGACGCCGGCCTCGCTGCGCTTGCCCGCGGCGCCAGGCCGAACAGCGGCCGTGCCCAGCACAGGCGGCGCACGGCTTCGTACAGCGCGAAGCTGCCGGTCGCGGTCAGGACCATCAGCATCAGTGCTTCGACGCCGGGCGCCAGGTCGAGCGGCTTGAAGCTGTGCGCCAGCACCACGATCAAGGTCTGGTGGGCGATGTACACCGGGAACACCGCATCGGTGAGGTAGCGCCGCGCCGGGCCGTCGCGGTCCAGGTGGCGGCGCGCGAAGCCGCAGGCGGCGACGATCGCGCCCCAGGCGCACAGTGTGTACACATAGCGCATCACGGGCCGCCAGAACGCCATCATCTGCGCGCTGTGTTCGTGGTGCGGGGCGGCATACCAGGCGACGATCGTGGCCCAGGCGGCCAGTGCGATGCCGAGGGCGACCCAGCGCTGGGCCTCCATACCTGTCCATACGGCGGGGCTGCGCGCCACCAGGGCGCCGAGCAGGAACAGCGGTAGATAGGTGGCGTGGTTGAACCAGTCGTCGACCAGTGCATGCGTCGATGGGAAATGGTCGGCCAGCAGGATGCGCACCAGCGCCAGGAACAGCGCCGGCAGCGCGATCAGCTTCCAGCCGCGGAGGCAGGCGCCGATGCGCCGCGCCAGCGCCGCGATGCGGACTTCTCCCAGCAGCGCCACGCAGGCGGCCAGCGCCAGCGTATAGACCCACAGGTAGGCCACGAACCACAGGTGGTTCCAGGTCGGCAGGATCAGGCAGCCGTCCTGGCAGAAACCGCCGTAGCCGGCGAGGTACAGGCGCATGAAGGCCACGAAGCCATCGGCATAGCCGAGCTTTTCGACCACCTCCAGGTAGGGTTGGGGCGGCACGATCGCCAGCATGCCGAACAGCAGCGGCAACAGCAGGCGCAGGCTGCGCCGGCGCACGAAGGTACCCGGCGCCATCTTTCGCAGCAGGAAGTGCGAGGCCACGCCGGCCACGAAGAACAGCAGGCCCAGCCGCCAGGGCGAGGACAGCAGCATGAACGGTTCCGGCCCGGCGCCCGCGTGCGGACTCTTCACGTGCCAGCCCCAGCTGACGTAGTACATGCCGACGTGATAGGCGATCAGCACGAAGAAGGCCAGGATACGGACCCAGTCGAGAAAATACAGGCGGTGGTTGCTGGTGATGGCGGTGGGCTGCATGGCGCGCTCTTGTGATGATGGAGGTCACAGCATCGCGCACGGCGCGCGGCAAGGCGAGCGCCGTGGGGCGAATCGGGCCTCAGGTGGGGCGAGCCGGGTCCAGCAGGGCCAGCAGGGCGGGGCGGTATTGCCGGCTGCACGGCACGCGGGCGCTGCTGCGCAACACGAGTTCGCAGTCGCCCTTGTCCAGGGGTTCGATGCGTTCGATGGCCGCCAGGCGCACCGCCGCGCGCCGGTGGCAGCGCACGAAGGCGGGGCCAAGCTGTTCGAGCAGGGCGCCCAGCGTCTGGCGCAGCAGCGGCGCGCCGGCAGGCAGGTGCAGCGCCACGTAATTGTCGGCCGTCTCCAGCCATTCGATGTCGGCCACCTGCACCACGCGCGTCGTCCCGCGCTCGCTTACCAGCAACTGGCGCGGCGGGCTCGCGAGCGACGCGGCGTCTTGTCCTGGCGCGGCCAGGCGTAGCCGCAAGCGTTCCAGTGCACGCCGCAGGCGCGCCTGGTCGAAGGGCTTGAGCAGGTAGTCGACCGCTTCGCTGTCGAAGGCGCGCAGCGCGTAGTCTTCGTGGGCGGTGACGAAGACCACCAGCGGCGCCGGCGCCGGCAGCGAGGCCGCGAGGTCAATGCCCGACAGCTCCGGCATCTCGATGTCGAGCAGCAGGGCGTCGGGCCGCTCGCTTTCGACCATCTGCAGGGCCTCGACGCCGTCGCGCGCCTCGCGCACGGATGCGATGTCCGGTTCCAGCGCCAGCATGCGGCGCAGCCGCTCGCGCGCCGGACGTTCGTCGTCGACGATCAGCAGGTGCATCGGATCCTCAGCACGGCAGCCTCATCTCGGCGCGCACGCCGGCCGGCGCCAGCGCGCTCAGGGTCAAGCCTGCGCGCCCGCCATGCATCGCCGCCAGCCGGGTGCGCAGGTTGGCCACCGTGATCCCGGGCGTGCCGCCAGCGTCCAGCACCCCGCCATCGTCCTCGACCCGCAGCACCAGCGTGCCGCCGTCGCTGCCCTGGTCGACCCGGGCCTCGATCCTGGCTTCGATCCGTATGGCGGTGGCCTCGCGCCGCCGTCCGACCGTATGCTTGAACACGTTCTCGAGCAGCGGCTGCAGGCTGATCGCGGGCAGCATGGCGTCCAGCGCGGCGGGATCGACGTCCCAGTCGAGCGTCACGCGTCCGTCGAAGCGTTCGGCCATCACCGCCGCATAGCCCTGGGCCAGGCGCAGCTCGTCGCGCAGGCTGGCCTGCGGCCGCTCGCCCAGCGCCAGCGTGGCGCGCAGCACGTCGGCCAGCCGCACCAGGGTGGCGTCGGCGCGCGCCACGTCGGTATGCATCAGCGACGAAATCGTGTTCAGGGCGTTGAACAGGAAGTGCGGCTGCATCTGGCGCGTCAGGCGCTCGAGCTGGGCTTCGCGCAGCAGGGCGCCGGCCTGTTCGGCGCGCACCCGCTCCTTCATCATTTCGCGGTAGGACAGCAGGCCGAAGCCGATTGTCGTGAACAGGCCGAAGAACAGCGTGATCTTGAGCGCCTCGTACACGAATACATCGGCCCATGGCTCGTGGTCGTAGCGGTCCCCGGCCAGCGCATAGATCGCATGGCGGATCGCGAACACGATCGGCGTGAACCCGAACCAGTACATCGGCAGCCAGCGCAGTTGCTGGCCGAACCAGCGCCAGGGGGAGGTCACCAGCACGTCGTGGTGGGCGCTGAAGCGGCGCTGGACCAGGAACAGGCAGGTCGCCACCACCGCCGACGAGGTCTCCCACAGGATCGGCTTCCAGGGCGCGCTGCCGCCGTCGCGCCGGTAATCCTCGAGCGCGACCAGCACCATCAGGGTCCAGAACAGGACCCAGGCGACGCTGGCGACGGTGGTGCTGCGGCTCGATGGCATGAACGGCGGGCAGGGCGGAGGAAACCAGATCATCGTGCATGCGCCCGCAATTGTCAAAATGCGGTCCGGTTTGCGGTATGCGACAAAACGTAACGCGGACGGGCCTTCACGGTCGACCGTGCGACAATGGGGAATGAGCGAAACAGGCCAAGCCACTTCCCGTCCAGCCGGCAAGCATGCCATGCGGTCCCTGCTTGCGAGCCACGATTGGTCGGCCACTCCCATGGGCAAGCCGGATGCCTGGCCGGTCGAGCTGCGGGTGGCGCTCGACCTGATGCTCGATACGCCCCATCCGACGCTGGTGTGCTGGACCGGGCATTACCTGATGCTGTACAACGACGCGTATGCCGAACTGCTGGGCGCGGCCCATCCCGCCGCGCTGGGCAAGCCGCTGGCCGAGGTGATGCCGACCCTGTGGCCCAGCGTGGCGCCGCTGGCGGCTGCCGCCATGGCCGGCGCCCCCAGGCAGGTCAAGGACCTGTGCGTCGTGCTGCCGCCCGGCGACGACGAGTGCCAGCGCTGGTTCGACGCCGCGTATGTGCCCTTGCGCGCCCTAAACGGCGGGGTGGGCGGCTTCGTCCACACCGCCTTCGAGACCACCGGCCGCGTGCTCGAGGCGCGCCGCGCCGACCAGGCCCGGCAGGCCAGCGATGCGCGCCTGTCGGCCCTGTTCGACAGCCTGCCGGTCGGGGTCGGCGTGACCGACGCCGGCGGCGCGGTGGTGCTGGCGAACGACGCGATGGAACGCTATATGCCGACGCGCGTGCTGCCGTCGCGCGACGACCGGAACGTGACGCGCTGGACGGTCTTCGATGCCGCGGGCAAGCCAGTGGCGCGCGCCGAATTTCCCGGCGCGCGCGCCCTGCGCGGCGAACGGGTGGCGCCAGGCGTGGAAGCCCTCTTCCGCGAGGATGACGGCCGCGAGACCTGGGCCCATATCAGCTCGGTGCCGATCGTCGATGCCGACGGCGGGATCGACGGCCAGGTGTCGGTGGTGACCGACATCGACCGTGTCAAGCGCACCGAAGCCGCCCTGCGCGAGTCCGAGGAAAAATACCGCAAGCTGTTCGAGGAAGTCGACGAAGCGTTCTGCATCCTCGAGGTGACCTTCGACGCCGGCGGCGCGCCGGTCGACCTGGTGTTCATCGAGGTCAATCCCATGTTCGCGGTCCAGAGCGGCATTCCCGATGCCAAGGGGCGTTCGGTGCACGAGCTGGCGCCCGGCCTCGAATCGGTCTGGCTCGAGCGCTACGGCGCCGTGGCGCGCACCGGCGAATCGATCCTGTTCGAGGAATACTCGCCCATGCTGGAACGCTGGTTCGAGGTAAACGCCTCGCGCATCGGCGCGCCCGAGGCCGGCCACGTGGCGCTGGTATTCCGCGACACCAGCGAACGCAAGCGCATCGAGCAGGACATGCAGCGCATGGCGCAGGAAGCATCCGAGGCGAGCCGGCGCAAGAGCGAATTCCTGGCGGTGCTGGCGCACGAGCTGCGCAACCCGATGGCGACCATCCGCACCGGCCTCGAGATCATGCGCCTGCGCGCCGACAGTCCGGACACCATGGCGCGCGTGCGCGAAATGCTCGAACGCCAGACCTACCAGCTGTCGCACCTGGTCGACGACCTGCTCGACGTCGCCCGCATCAGCAGCGGCAAGATCGAGATCCGCAGGCAGCTGGCCGACCTCAACCGGGTAGCGGCGAGCGCGCTGGAAACCAGCGCGGCGGTGATCGAAGGCGCGCGCCACCGGCTCGACGTCCGGTTGTGGCACGAACCGCTGTTGCTCGACATCGACCCGACCCGCATCGCGCAAGTGGTGAGCAACCTCTTGACCAACGCCGCCAAGTACACGCCGCCCGGCGGCGACATCGGCCTGGAAGTGCGCAAGGAGAATGGCGAGGCGGTGGTCGCCGTCAGCGACAGCGGCGTCGGCATCCTGCCCGAACACCAGGCGGCGATTTTCGAGATGTTCAGCCAGGTCGGCGACCATGGCGGCCTGGCCCAGGGCGGGCTGGGCATCGGCCTGTCGCTGGTGCGCCAGCTGGTGACCCTGCACGGCGGAGCGATCTCGGTGCACAGCGCCGGCGCCGGCCAGGGCAGCACCTTCATCGTGCGCCTGCCGCTCGGCGCGCATCCCGCAGACGGACAGGATCGTCGGCCGGCACCGGCGCCGGAACAGCGCGCCTTCCCGCGCCGCAGCTTCCGCATCCTGGTGGTGGACGACAATACCGATGCCGCCGAGAGCCTGTCGCTGCTGCTGCAGATGAATGCGCACGAGATCCGCACCGCGACCAATGGCCGCGACGCGCTGGCGCTGGTGCGCGACTTCACGCCGGACATCGCCTTCCTGGATATCGGCATGCCGGGCATGACCGGCTACGAACTCGCGACCCGCCTGCGCGCCATGCCGCAACTGGCGCATACGACCCTGGTCGCCGTCACCGGCTGGGGTTCCGAGGAAGACCAGCAGCGCGCGCGCGAGGCCGGGTTCGACCACCATTTCACCAAGCCGATCGGGGCCGATGCGGTGAGTCGCCTGCTTGGCGGGCTGGGATCGTCGTGAGCGGACGTTACGGCGTGCCGCCGCGCTCCTCGTCGATCTCGCGTTTCATCGCCTCTACCTGCTTCATGTAGTCGGCCACCGGCACGTCCGGGCTGGCGCGCAGCTCGGGCGGCAGCAGCACCGGCATGTACAGCTCATCGGCGGTGCGGCCGTGGCGCTGCATGTTCCCGCCCAGGATCAGCACCGAGGCCAGGACGGCCAGCGCGCCGCAGGCCAGGCGCAGGCGCCGCCGGTACTGCGGCGTGACGGTGGCCAGGTGGAAGTAGACCGCCACCGCCACCGTCGCCACCGCCGCGTGCGAGGCGTAGGCGGTCAGCCATTCGAGCGACCAGGCATAGGCGAGCACGCTGGCCAGCAGGCGCACGCCCACCAGCGCCGCCAGTGCGCAGCCATAGATGAACAGGTGGCGCCCGAGGCGCGCGCGGCGCCCGAACAGGCGGTTGCCGAAGGCCCACAGGCCGCTCCACACCAGGCCGATGCCGGCTGCGGCAGCGGGGAACTGCGCATAGCGTTCCAGGTCGTTGCTGGCGTCGGTCAGCCAGGCCACCAGCAGCGCCGCCAGCACCGCCAGCACGATCCCGGCGCCGCCCGGCAGCATACCTTCCCAGCCGTGCATGGTGCGGTCGACCAGTTCGGGCGCGACCTGGTGCGAGGCGCCGCGGATGCGCAGCGAGGTATGGCCCATGCGCACCACGGTGTCGCCGTCGATCGCCAGCGCATCCTTGATGCGCCGGCCGCGGTGCACGATGCCGTTGCGGCTGCCCAGGTCGCGCAGCCGCAGCTTGCCGTCCTCGCCTGCCTCGACCACCGCGTGGTGGGCGGCGGCATAGTCGTCGTCGACGATGAAGTCGTTGTCGTAGGCCCGTCCCATGCGGATCGGCAGCGCCGCCACGCGGTGGCGGTGCAGCACCTCGCCGTTGCGGGCCAGGGTCTCGATGGTCCACGGGCCGCGCCACAGGGCGCTCGCCGGCGCTTGTGCCTGGTCGCTCATCGGCGTCCGCTGCGCCCGAAGGCGCCCAGATAGGCGCGCGTGACGCGCAGCCCGTTTTCGTAGGACACGCCGGACACGTCCAGGCGGCTCTGCAGGCTCGATTGCGAGGCGTCCGTGCTGGCGGTGAGCAGGGTAAAGTTGTACAGGCCCTCGAACTTGCGGTAGGCGCGCACGCAGGTGACGGCGCGCATCGGCAGGCTGCGGGTGTGCACGAAGCGCTCGGTGCAGAACGGCTTGGTCAGGCGCGGGTCGCCCGTGCTGCCCAGGTTGTTGACCTGGAAGTTGTCGCTGGCCAGGGTCGCGAAGCGCATCGGGTCCATGGTGCCGCTGCGGATGTATTGGTGGGTCATGGCCACGTTGCCGGTCTGCTGCACGTCCGACACGAACACCGCCGACTGCATCACGCAACTCATCGCGTCGACGCTGTAGACCGCTCCTCGCGCGTTCGAGCGCCCCCAGCAGCGCACTTCGCCCGACTCGCGCACCGGCACCAGGTACTGGCCCATGCCCTTGAGCGTGAGGGGTTCCTCGAGCAGCTTGTCGACCATGCCGGCCTGGTGCGCCAGCAGCTGCTTGCCGATCAGCGGATTGAAGTCGCCCGGCGGCGCCGGCTGCTCGGCCACCTTGCGCAGCAGCTCCTGGGCATACTTGACCGGCACCAGGAAGCTGACCGATTCGCCGTCGCGCCGGCGCGAGACGTTGATGCCGGCCACGGTGCCGCTGGCGGTCACGCTCGGGCCGCCGCTCATGCCGGAGTTGATCGGGCCGCTGAAGATCAGGCGGTCGTAGAAGCTGCGCGTGAGCACGCCGTTGTAGGCGCCTTCGGAGATCGCGAAGCCCAGGTCGAGCGGATTGCCGAGCGAGTACAGGCGTTGCCCCTGGCGCAGGCGCACCGCCTGCTCGGGCACCTTGAAGAAGCCGCTGCCGTTGCGGTTGATGCGCACCACCGCCAGGTCGTGCAGCACGTCGACCGCCATCAGCTCCACCGGGCCGGTATTGCCGTCGGTGTCGATGTATTCGGCGGTATAGATGGCCGGATCGAGCGCCATCTGCGACACCACGTGGTAGTTGGTCAGCGCCAGGTTGCTGGTGCCGACCAAAAAGCCCGAACCGACCGTCGACTGGGTGCGGCCGTTCTTGAGCAGCATGCGGATCTGGAGCAGGTCGCCGCGCGCCGATTCGTACAGGTCCTGCGCCCCCGAAGATGGTTCGGGCAGCGCGTCCTGGGTCTCGGATTCGCCCGGCAGCGGCGCATTGGGCGTGGCGGCCGGCGCGGTGTCGACCGGCATTTGCGGGGCGCCCACGGCAGCCGCGGCGCCGACGCCGGCCGTGCCCTGGGTGGCGTTCGGCGCGGGTTGCGTCATATTCCGTGCCTGGGGCTGGGCGGCCGCCGGCGGCGACGTCGCCTCGAGGGCGGCGCCAAAGGCGATGCAGGTCAGCAGGAAGGCCAGGACAGCTCGTTTCATGCAATGTATTAGTGGCAGTATGAAACGCTATCTTGCCACCGTATCAACGAGAGGTGTGCGCGCTAGCGCACGTTCGGGGCGATTACGCGACCGGACCGGAGCCCGGTTCCGCAGCCGCGGCCGGCGTGGCGGCCGGCACGACCACCGCCCGTTCACCCTGCTCGACCGCGGTCAGCGGCGCCATCATGTGGCCCAGCTTGGCCTGCTTGGTGTCCAGGTAGCTGTTGTTGTAGGCATTGCGGTTGACCAGCAGCGGCACGCGCTCGGCGACCGCGACGCCGATGCGGTTCAGGGCGTCGATCTTGCGCGGGTTGTTGGTCATCAGGCGCACCGAGGTGATGCCGAACTGCTCCAGCATCGGACGGCACAGCTCGTAGTTGCGGGCGTCGGCATGGAAGCCAAGCTGCAGGTTGGCCTCGACCGTGTCGGCGCCGGCTTCCTGCAGGCGGTAGGCGCGGATCTTGTTGACCAGGCCGATGCCGCGACCTTCCTGGCGCAGGTAGAGCAGGATGCCGCGGCCTTCCTCGGCGATGCGCTGCAGTGCGCCTTCCAGTTGCGCGCCGCAGTCGCAGCGCTGGGAGAACATCACGTCGCCGGTCAGGCACTCCGAGTGCACGCGCGCCAGCACCGGCTCGCCGGTCGACAGGTCGCCCAGGGCCATCGCCAGGTGTTCCTTGCCGGTCGCCGGCTCGACCCAGGCGTGCAGCGTGAACTGGGCCCACGGCGTCGGCAGCGCGCACGAGGTGGCATAGTCCAGCAGGGAGGGCGGAGTGAGGGCGGCGGCGGTGGCTTGCATGACGGTGTTTCCAATCGATATCGATGTACTTATAGCCGTCAAGTTTACCGGAAATCGAACGTGGCCGTGTGGAATCGGCCGCTTTTCGCCGCCCCGGCGCCGGATCCTCTGGCGTAAGGCAGAAGCGACACCGTTTATGCGCGGCGAATGGAATGCGGTCGCGTCGCGCGATTGACCAAGTCTCCTCTTGCGGGAGAGCAGGCGGTGCGTGATACGCTGTATAAAAAATAATTCCAGGTGCTCCATGCCAAAGTTTTCCCGGTTTCTGGTTCGCTTCGCACCGCGTGGCCTCGGCGCCTGGCTGGCCCTCGCATTCTCGTCGCTGACCGTGGTCCTGACCCTGCTGCTGGTCGAGGTGGTCGAGCGCTTCGCCACCGACCAGGTCAAGAGCAGCATCGGCAACGGGCTGGGCGAGATGGCGATGCAAACCGCCGACAAGCTCGATCGCGGCATGTACGAGCGCTACCGCGAGGTGCGACTGATGG
This portion of the Telluria beijingensis genome encodes:
- a CDS encoding hybrid sensor histidine kinase/response regulator; its protein translation is MRSLLASHDWSATPMGKPDAWPVELRVALDLMLDTPHPTLVCWTGHYLMLYNDAYAELLGAAHPAALGKPLAEVMPTLWPSVAPLAAAAMAGAPRQVKDLCVVLPPGDDECQRWFDAAYVPLRALNGGVGGFVHTAFETTGRVLEARRADQARQASDARLSALFDSLPVGVGVTDAGGAVVLANDAMERYMPTRVLPSRDDRNVTRWTVFDAAGKPVARAEFPGARALRGERVAPGVEALFREDDGRETWAHISSVPIVDADGGIDGQVSVVTDIDRVKRTEAALRESEEKYRKLFEEVDEAFCILEVTFDAGGAPVDLVFIEVNPMFAVQSGIPDAKGRSVHELAPGLESVWLERYGAVARTGESILFEEYSPMLERWFEVNASRIGAPEAGHVALVFRDTSERKRIEQDMQRMAQEASEASRRKSEFLAVLAHELRNPMATIRTGLEIMRLRADSPDTMARVREMLERQTYQLSHLVDDLLDVARISSGKIEIRRQLADLNRVAASALETSAAVIEGARHRLDVRLWHEPLLLDIDPTRIAQVVSNLLTNAAKYTPPGGDIGLEVRKENGEAVVAVSDSGVGILPEHQAAIFEMFSQVGDHGGLAQGGLGIGLSLVRQLVTLHGGAISVHSAGAGQGSTFIVRLPLGAHPADGQDRRPAPAPEQRAFPRRSFRILVVDDNTDAAESLSLLLQMNAHEIRTATNGRDALALVRDFTPDIAFLDIGMPGMTGYELATRLRAMPQLAHTTLVAVTGWGSEEDQQRAREAGFDHHFTKPIGADAVSRLLGGLGSS
- a CDS encoding FHA domain-containing protein codes for the protein MSDQAQAPASALWRGPWTIETLARNGEVLHRHRVAALPIRMGRAYDNDFIVDDDYAAAHHAVVEAGEDGKLRLRDLGSRNGIVHRGRRIKDALAIDGDTVVRMGHTSLRIRGASHQVAPELVDRTMHGWEGMLPGGAGIVLAVLAALLVAWLTDASNDLERYAQFPAAAAGIGLVWSGLWAFGNRLFGRRARLGRHLFIYGCALAALVGVRLLASVLAYAWSLEWLTAYASHAAVATVAVAVYFHLATVTPQYRRRLRLACGALAVLASVLILGGNMQRHGRTADELYMPVLLPPELRASPDVPVADYMKQVEAMKREIDEERGGTP
- the ribA gene encoding GTP cyclohydrolase II, translating into MQATAAALTPPSLLDYATSCALPTPWAQFTLHAWVEPATGKEHLAMALGDLSTGEPVLARVHSECLTGDVMFSQRCDCGAQLEGALQRIAEEGRGILLYLRQEGRGIGLVNKIRAYRLQEAGADTVEANLQLGFHADARNYELCRPMLEQFGITSVRLMTNNPRKIDALNRIGVAVAERVPLLVNRNAYNNSYLDTKQAKLGHMMAPLTAVEQGERAVVVPAATPAAAAEPGSGPVA
- a CDS encoding S1 family peptidase — translated: MKRAVLAFLLTCIAFGAALEATSPPAAAQPQARNMTQPAPNATQGTAGVGAAAAVGAPQMPVDTAPAATPNAPLPGESETQDALPEPSSGAQDLYESARGDLLQIRMLLKNGRTQSTVGSGFLVGTSNLALTNYHVVSQMALDPAIYTAEYIDTDGNTGPVELMAVDVLHDLAVVRINRNGSGFFKVPEQAVRLRQGQRLYSLGNPLDLGFAISEGAYNGVLTRSFYDRLIFSGPINSGMSGGPSVTASGTVAGINVSRRRDGESVSFLVPVKYAQELLRKVAEQPAPPGDFNPLIGKQLLAHQAGMVDKLLEEPLTLKGMGQYLVPVRESGEVRCWGRSNARGAVYSVDAMSCVMQSAVFVSDVQQTGNVAMTHQYIRSGTMDPMRFATLASDNFQVNNLGSTGDPRLTKPFCTERFVHTRSLPMRAVTCVRAYRKFEGLYNFTLLTASTDASQSSLQSRLDVSGVSYENGLRVTRAYLGAFGRSGRR